In one Candidatus Bathyarchaeia archaeon genomic region, the following are encoded:
- a CDS encoding C-GCAxxG-C-C family protein: protein MDCAGASDGELIEKAAKAAHDYDKAYMGCCRCTLAALQETLGLGDGGALRASFPLSGGIARMGETCGALVGALMAAGLAAGSDRLDDRKAYDECMALGREIYERFKEEHGTTLCYGIQERLFGRHFDLKKPEEAEAWRRAGGREKCPLICASAARIAADVILRFRASKEMAQGTPQRRSS, encoded by the coding sequence ATGGATTGCGCTGGGGCCTCCGATGGAGAATTGATCGAAAAGGCTGCCAAGGCGGCCCACGATTACGATAAGGCCTATATGGGCTGTTGCCGATGCACGCTGGCGGCGCTCCAAGAAACCCTCGGCTTGGGGGATGGCGGAGCCCTAAGGGCCAGCTTCCCCCTATCGGGCGGAATCGCCCGCATGGGGGAGACGTGCGGCGCCTTGGTTGGGGCGCTGATGGCCGCTGGGTTAGCCGCTGGCAGCGATAGGCTCGATGACCGCAAGGCTTATGACGAGTGCATGGCGCTCGGCCGAGAGATCTACGAAAGGTTCAAGGAAGAGCATGGGACGACCCTTTGCTACGGGATTCAGGAGAGGCTCTTCGGGAGGCATTTCGACCTCAAGAAGCCCGAGGAGGCGGAGGCTTGGAGGAGGGCCGGGGGGAGGGAGAAATGTCCGCTCATATGCGCCTCGGCCGCAAGGATAGCCGCCGACGTAATCCTCAGGTTCCGGGCCTCCAAGGAAATGGCCCAAGGGACCCCTCAAAGGAGGAGCTCATAG
- a CDS encoding dihydrolipoamide acetyltransferase family protein, with amino-acid sequence MTKITMPKFGWTMTEGKIIRWLKKEGDMVKKGEPLFEIETEKMETEVEAVASGILKKILAPEGSVVEVAKPVAILCDPGEELPPLEELLEEAPAPEAAPKAEAAAAPAERPAKPVRASPLAKKIASEHGIDLSQLEGTGPGGLIVKEDVLKAIEAKKAAAKPIVVEKPVEAKPPEVPEFPKVGKVIPLEGMRKAIADRLSLSARTAVRVTLTAEVDMTEAMRFRDQLMEEVERRSKVRLSLTHMAIKAAAKALERHPIINSLLIGDEIRIMEDINVGFAVALEDGLIVPVVRNANKKSLFEIASEVNGLAERARRRELSPSDVADGTFTITNLGMYGVDSFTPVINPPQTAILGIGRVAQRPSVVDGRIEPRWMALLSLAFDHRAYDGVPAAQFLQTLKGILERPYELLL; translated from the coding sequence GTGACGAAGATCACAATGCCGAAGTTCGGCTGGACCATGACCGAGGGCAAAATAATTAGATGGCTCAAGAAGGAGGGGGATATGGTCAAGAAGGGGGAGCCTCTCTTCGAGATCGAGACCGAGAAAATGGAAACTGAGGTCGAGGCCGTGGCATCCGGAATCCTCAAGAAGATATTGGCGCCGGAGGGATCGGTGGTGGAAGTCGCGAAGCCCGTCGCCATACTTTGCGATCCCGGGGAGGAGCTCCCTCCGCTTGAGGAGTTGCTGGAGGAAGCTCCGGCGCCTGAGGCGGCTCCTAAGGCCGAAGCGGCCGCGGCTCCGGCTGAGAGGCCCGCCAAGCCCGTTAGGGCATCGCCCTTGGCCAAGAAGATCGCCTCGGAGCACGGCATAGACCTATCGCAATTGGAGGGGACGGGCCCGGGCGGGCTGATAGTGAAGGAGGACGTCTTGAAGGCCATCGAAGCCAAGAAGGCCGCGGCCAAGCCCATCGTCGTGGAAAAGCCGGTTGAGGCGAAGCCCCCGGAGGTCCCGGAGTTCCCAAAGGTGGGCAAGGTAATACCATTGGAGGGCATGAGGAAGGCCATAGCCGATAGATTATCCCTCTCCGCTAGGACGGCCGTTAGGGTGACCCTAACGGCCGAGGTCGATATGACGGAAGCCATGAGGTTCAGGGATCAACTCATGGAGGAGGTGGAGCGCCGATCCAAGGTAAGGCTCTCTCTCACGCATATGGCCATAAAGGCCGCGGCGAAGGCCTTGGAGAGGCATCCGATCATAAATTCCCTCCTGATCGGGGATGAGATACGCATCATGGAGGATATAAACGTGGGCTTCGCCGTTGCCCTCGAGGATGGGTTGATAGTCCCGGTGGTTCGGAACGCCAACAAGAAGTCTTTGTTCGAGATCGCATCGGAGGTGAACGGGCTCGCGGAGAGGGCGAGGAGGCGCGAGCTATCCCCATCTGACGTCGCCGACGGGACCTTCACCATAACCAACTTGGGCATGTATGGCGTAGATAGCTTCACTCCGGTTATCAACCCCCCCCAAACCGCGATACTCGGGATAGGGAGGGTCGCCCAGAGGCCCTCCGTGGTGGATGGGAGAATTGAGCCGCGTTGGATGGCCCTCCTCAGCTTGGCCTTCGATCATAGGGCTTACGATGGCGTTCCGGCCGCGCAATTCCTCCAAACGCTAAAGGGGATCCTCGAGAGGCCCTATGAGCTCCTCCTTTGA